A stretch of the Candidatus Jettenia sp. AMX2 genome encodes the following:
- the lpdA gene encoding dihydrolipoyl dehydrogenase translates to MPERSFVYDLAIIGAGPGGYVAAIKAAQSGIKTALIEKGMVGGVCLHWGCIPTKTLLYSAGIYDKLKKARDYGIVIDTLNVDYSQFHRRKESVVSRLYQGVQFLLKKNGVEVIEGEGQLISPNEILIKKNGTDIGNIRAKNVILATGSSPFVPKGIPHNRKNVFTSDDILIHEEIPKSIIIAGGGAVGSEYAYLFNVLGTKVKIVELMDTILPAEDKEISTTLGKIFTRRGIDILVGTSLEDVEINDKGVRAKIKRKDTLSSPPPSITEDTDYLEADYLLLALGRIPTLEHLGIENVSLGLKGKYVQVNNNMETFQKGIFAIGDIAGPPLLAHKALNEGLAAVAHISGKGVPAIQYQNIPRVTYCLPQVASIGLTSEEAENKGLRVKVGKFPLAANSKAVIEGEYQDGFIKIITDEKYHEILGVHAIGSNVSELLWGISLATILEGTSIELTRCIFPHPTLSEALLEAAQAATDKSIHL, encoded by the coding sequence TTGCCAGAAAGAAGTTTTGTGTACGACCTTGCAATTATCGGTGCAGGACCGGGAGGGTATGTTGCTGCTATAAAAGCAGCTCAGTCGGGAATAAAAACGGCTCTCATAGAGAAAGGAATGGTAGGTGGTGTCTGCCTGCATTGGGGTTGCATTCCAACAAAAACATTACTTTACTCAGCCGGCATATACGACAAATTAAAAAAAGCCAGGGATTATGGGATTGTTATTGATACCTTAAACGTAGACTATTCCCAATTCCACCGCCGGAAGGAATCTGTAGTTAGTCGTTTATATCAGGGGGTACAGTTTTTACTGAAGAAAAATGGTGTAGAAGTCATTGAAGGTGAAGGACAGCTCATATCGCCAAACGAAATTCTCATCAAAAAAAACGGAACAGACATTGGCAATATACGTGCAAAAAATGTTATCCTTGCAACGGGTTCTTCTCCCTTTGTTCCCAAAGGGATTCCACACAACCGGAAAAATGTATTCACCAGTGATGATATATTGATACACGAGGAAATTCCAAAATCAATTATTATTGCAGGCGGGGGTGCCGTTGGTTCAGAATATGCCTATCTCTTCAATGTCCTCGGAACTAAAGTTAAGATTGTCGAACTTATGGACACCATCCTTCCCGCTGAAGATAAGGAAATAAGCACTACCCTGGGAAAAATATTTACCAGGCGGGGCATAGACATTCTGGTTGGTACTTCATTGGAGGATGTTGAAATTAATGATAAAGGTGTCCGTGCAAAGATAAAAAGAAAAGATACACTATCATCTCCCCCCCCTTCTATAACAGAAGATACGGATTATCTTGAAGCAGATTATTTGCTGCTTGCTTTAGGCAGGATACCCACACTTGAACATCTTGGAATAGAAAATGTATCTTTAGGCCTGAAAGGAAAATATGTACAGGTCAACAACAACATGGAAACCTTCCAAAAAGGTATTTTTGCAATCGGAGACATCGCCGGCCCGCCGCTCCTTGCCCATAAGGCATTAAATGAAGGCTTGGCTGCTGTAGCTCATATTTCAGGGAAAGGGGTTCCTGCAATACAGTATCAGAATATCCCCCGCGTTACCTACTGTCTTCCCCAGGTTGCCAGCATAGGATTAACCAGTGAGGAAGCAGAAAATAAAGGATTGAGGGTTAAGGTGGGTAAATTTCCACTTGCTGCAAATAGTAAGGCCGTTATTGAAGGTGAGTATCAGGATGGGTTTATAAAAATCATTACGGACGAGAAATATCATGAGATTTTGGGTGTGCATGCCATAGGTTCAAATGTAAGTGAACTATTGTGGGGTATATCATTGGCAACAATACTGGAAGGAACATCCATTGAATTAACAAGGTGCATTTTTCCCCACCCTACCCTTTCGGAAGCCCTTCTTGAAGCTGCACAAGCAGCCACTGATAAATCCATTCATTTATAA
- a CDS encoding radical SAM protein, with product MTKKMMLINPHTPGRCGEESITVIVQMPLNLAYIAALTPGDWEFDVIDENIELAIDDHGELTFKPVDLVCITAVTYQSPRAYMIAEACRKRGMTVIMGGIHASVMPEEAAQYADAVFIGEAEELWPQVIKDFEEGKLKKVYQGGLPPLSLLKRVYPDRELMKRKYNYKFSSIITTKGCPNYCDFCSVPTFQGRKFRERPYEDVIEEMEATDYKGLMLAEDNFYGHGKKSNERARNLFKGMVERGIHKDWLGFTALNISQDPETLDYMAKSGNFGMLIGIESTNEAVLEKMNKKVNLKLGTDSYYECIQKIHNAGLVVWGSVVFGADGDDKDSFKRMTDFVLENNIDILTFGINCPFPKTQLYARLDSEKRIFRKNYPADWQYYDTAHVVHRFVDMTLEDFIEGMQYVYDHIYAGNNLRSRFKNSIATTKNPRNSMFAFRVGSDWKQVFEQVLQNLKELYDSGDYYKDWYKSNSVTIEKPLVGSFST from the coding sequence ATGACGAAAAAAATGATGTTGATTAATCCACATACACCAGGCAGGTGCGGCGAGGAAAGCATTACCGTAATTGTACAAATGCCTTTAAACCTTGCCTATATAGCTGCTCTTACGCCAGGTGACTGGGAATTTGATGTAATTGACGAGAATATTGAACTGGCGATAGATGATCACGGTGAACTTACCTTCAAACCCGTAGACCTTGTATGTATTACCGCAGTAACTTATCAATCTCCAAGGGCTTATATGATTGCAGAAGCTTGCAGGAAAAGAGGTATGACGGTAATTATGGGTGGGATACATGCCTCTGTTATGCCTGAAGAAGCAGCACAATATGCTGATGCTGTCTTTATAGGGGAAGCAGAAGAACTATGGCCGCAGGTTATAAAGGATTTTGAAGAAGGAAAATTAAAAAAGGTATACCAGGGAGGTTTACCTCCGCTGAGTCTGCTGAAACGGGTATATCCTGACAGAGAGCTTATGAAAAGAAAATACAATTATAAATTTTCTTCTATTATAACCACGAAAGGGTGCCCTAATTATTGCGATTTTTGCAGTGTACCTACATTCCAGGGAAGAAAATTCAGGGAAAGGCCTTACGAAGATGTGATCGAAGAAATGGAGGCAACGGACTATAAAGGATTAATGCTTGCAGAGGATAATTTTTACGGACATGGCAAAAAATCAAACGAAAGGGCACGAAATCTTTTTAAAGGCATGGTGGAACGTGGCATACATAAAGATTGGTTAGGGTTTACCGCCCTCAATATTTCTCAAGATCCGGAGACCCTTGATTATATGGCCAAAAGTGGTAACTTTGGCATGCTTATTGGTATAGAGTCGACCAATGAAGCGGTATTGGAGAAAATGAATAAAAAGGTAAATCTTAAATTAGGCACCGATAGTTACTATGAATGCATACAAAAGATCCACAATGCCGGATTAGTCGTCTGGGGATCGGTAGTGTTTGGAGCGGATGGTGATGATAAAGATTCTTTTAAAAGAATGACTGATTTTGTGCTGGAAAACAATATTGACATTTTGACCTTTGGCATTAATTGTCCTTTCCCTAAGACACAGCTTTATGCAAGGCTGGATTCAGAAAAGAGGATTTTCAGAAAAAACTATCCGGCTGACTGGCAATACTACGATACTGCGCATGTTGTCCATAGATTTGTTGATATGACGCTTGAGGATTTTATTGAAGGCATGCAGTATGTTTATGATCACATTTATGCCGGAAATAATTTAAGGTCACGATTTAAGAATTCTATCGCAACGACAAAGAATCCAAGGAATTCCATGTTTGCATTCAGGGTTGGCTCTGATTGGAAACAGGTGTTCGAACAGGTGTTGCAGAATTTAAAAGAATTATATGATTCTGGTGATTATTACAAAGATTGGTACAAATCAAACTCTGTAACCATCGAAAAACCACTCGTGGGAAGTTTTTCAACGTAA